The following are encoded together in the Robertmurraya sp. FSL R5-0851 genome:
- the rpsP gene encoding 30S ribosomal protein S16: MAVKIRLKRMGAKKSPFYRIVVADSRSPRDGRFIETVGTYNPVAEPAIVEINEDLALKWLKDGAKPSDTVRNLFSKQGLMEKFHNAKLSK; encoded by the coding sequence ATGGCAGTTAAAATTCGTTTAAAGCGTATGGGAGCAAAAAAATCTCCTTTTTATCGTATTGTAGTAGCAGATTCTCGTTCACCACGTGATGGACGTTTCATTGAAACAGTTGGAACTTACAATCCAGTTGCTGAGCCAGCAATCGTTGAAATCAACGAAGACTTAGCTTTAAAATGGTTAAAAGACGGCGCTAAGCCATCTGACACAGTTCGTAACTTGTTCTCAAAACAAGGCCTTATGGAAAAATTCCATAACGCAAAATTAAGCAAGTAA
- the ffh gene encoding signal recognition particle protein, with the protein MAFEGLADRLQNTIQKIRGKGKVNEADVKEMMREVRLALLEADVNFKVVKEFVKKVSERAVGQEVMQSLTPGQQVIKVVKEELTTLMGGEQSKIAVSNRPPTVIMMVGLQGAGKTTTTGKLANLIRKKYNRNPLLVAADIYRPAAIKQLETLGKQLSMPVFSLGDQVSPVEIAKQAIQKAKEDHHDYVLIDTAGRLHVDEALMGELKDIKELANPDEIFLVVDAMTGQDAVNVASSFNEQLGLTGVVLTKLDGDTRGGAALSIRSVTNTPIKFIGLGEKMDAIEPFHPERMASRILGMGDVLTLIEKAQANVDEAKAKELEQKMRTASFTFDDFLDQLGQVRNMGPLDELLKMMPGANKIKGLNNLQIDEKQISHVEAIIQSMTKEEKTHPEIINAGRRKRIAKGSGTSVPEVNRLLKQFEDMKKMMKQMSGMQGKAKKKGGFKLPFNPF; encoded by the coding sequence ATGGCATTTGAAGGATTAGCCGACCGACTGCAAAATACGATCCAAAAAATTCGCGGCAAAGGGAAAGTCAATGAGGCCGATGTTAAAGAAATGATGCGCGAGGTGCGCTTAGCCCTTTTAGAGGCGGACGTTAACTTTAAGGTTGTTAAAGAGTTCGTCAAAAAAGTAAGCGAGCGTGCTGTTGGTCAGGAAGTCATGCAAAGCTTAACACCTGGACAACAGGTCATTAAAGTGGTTAAAGAAGAACTGACAACCTTGATGGGCGGTGAGCAAAGCAAAATTGCTGTCTCTAATCGCCCGCCAACCGTTATTATGATGGTTGGATTGCAAGGGGCAGGGAAAACGACAACCACGGGGAAGCTTGCCAACCTGATTCGAAAAAAATATAACCGCAACCCATTGTTAGTTGCGGCTGATATTTATCGTCCTGCTGCCATTAAGCAGCTAGAGACGCTTGGAAAGCAGCTCAGCATGCCGGTATTTTCACTTGGAGACCAAGTAAGTCCGGTTGAAATAGCGAAACAAGCGATTCAAAAGGCGAAAGAGGACCATCATGACTACGTTCTAATTGACACAGCTGGTCGTTTGCACGTCGATGAAGCCCTTATGGGAGAATTAAAAGATATTAAAGAACTCGCAAATCCTGATGAAATCTTTCTTGTTGTCGATGCGATGACTGGTCAAGACGCAGTAAATGTAGCTTCAAGCTTTAATGAACAGCTTGGGCTTACAGGGGTCGTCTTAACGAAGCTCGACGGAGACACTCGAGGAGGAGCCGCCCTCTCAATCCGTTCCGTAACGAATACGCCGATTAAATTTATCGGTTTAGGAGAGAAAATGGATGCGATTGAGCCGTTCCATCCAGAACGAATGGCTTCAAGAATCCTCGGAATGGGCGATGTTTTAACGTTAATCGAAAAAGCTCAGGCCAATGTCGATGAAGCGAAGGCAAAAGAACTTGAACAAAAAATGCGTACAGCTTCGTTTACATTTGATGACTTTTTAGATCAGCTTGGACAAGTTCGTAATATGGGACCTCTTGATGAACTATTAAAGATGATGCCTGGTGCGAACAAAATTAAAGGCCTGAATAATCTGCAAATCGATGAAAAGCAAATTTCTCATGTAGAAGCGATCATCCAGTCTATGACAAAGGAAGAAAAAACTCATCCAGAAATCATTAATGCTGGTCGCAGAAAGCGGATTGCAAAGGGAAGTGGAACTTCAGTACCTGAAGTAAACCGTCTTTTAAAGCAATTTGAAGACATGAAGAAAATGATGAAGCAGATGTCGGGTATGCAGGGCAAGGCTAAGAAAAAGGGCGGATTTAAGCTTCCGTTTAACCCTTTTTGA
- a CDS encoding putative DNA-binding protein, which translates to MLEKTNRMNYLYDFYQSLLTPKQQSYMSLYYLDDYSLGEIAEEYHVSRQAVYDNIKRTEAMLEEYEEKLLLFHKFQERNKLLVQLKGSLSDDTLLELVAQLEKLD; encoded by the coding sequence ATGCTGGAGAAAACAAATAGGATGAATTATTTGTATGACTTTTATCAGTCATTACTTACTCCTAAGCAGCAAAGCTATATGTCCCTGTATTATTTGGACGACTATTCGCTAGGCGAAATTGCTGAAGAGTACCATGTCAGCCGACAAGCGGTCTATGATAATATTAAACGAACAGAAGCGATGCTTGAGGAATACGAGGAAAAGCTATTATTATTCCATAAATTTCAGGAGCGCAACAAGCTGCTAGTACAGCTAAAGGGTTCTTTATCAGACGACACACTGCTAGAGCTAGTTGCACAGCTTGAGAAATTAGACTAG
- the ylqF gene encoding ribosome biogenesis GTPase YlqF, with protein sequence MTIQWFPGHMAKARRQVTEKLKLVDIIFELVDARIPYSSRNPMIDEIIQHKPRLVLLNKADMADPRITKDWIQFFDKKGIKALAINSQAGVGMKEIVSASELILKEKFDRMKAKGVVRPRAIRAMIVGIPNAGKSTLINRLAKKNIAKTGNTPGVTKAQQWIKVGKELELLDTPGILWPKFEDQEVGSKLALTGAIKDTILNLQDICVYALRFLEREYPERLKERFQLEYIPEDIVDFFDQIGKRRGCLMGGGVVDYDKVAELVIREFRSELFGPITLEKPSDLVASDVEE encoded by the coding sequence ATGACGATTCAATGGTTTCCGGGGCATATGGCCAAAGCACGAAGGCAGGTCACGGAGAAGCTAAAACTTGTTGACATCATATTCGAATTAGTGGATGCAAGAATACCGTATTCTTCTAGAAATCCAATGATAGATGAAATTATTCAGCACAAGCCAAGGTTAGTGCTGCTAAATAAGGCGGATATGGCAGATCCAAGGATTACAAAAGATTGGATTCAGTTTTTTGACAAAAAAGGGATAAAAGCACTTGCGATTAATTCTCAAGCTGGCGTAGGGATGAAAGAAATAGTCTCTGCATCCGAATTAATTTTAAAAGAAAAATTTGATCGTATGAAAGCAAAAGGTGTTGTGAGACCACGAGCGATCCGAGCAATGATTGTCGGGATTCCAAATGCAGGGAAATCAACGCTTATCAATCGTCTAGCGAAAAAGAACATTGCAAAGACTGGGAATACACCAGGTGTAACAAAAGCCCAACAGTGGATCAAAGTAGGCAAAGAGTTAGAACTCTTAGATACACCGGGTATATTATGGCCAAAATTCGAAGATCAAGAAGTAGGATCAAAGCTTGCTTTAACAGGGGCCATAAAGGATACCATTCTTAACTTACAGGATATATGTGTATATGCGCTTCGTTTTTTAGAGCGTGAATATCCAGAGCGCTTAAAGGAGCGTTTTCAGCTTGAATATATTCCTGAGGACATAGTGGACTTCTTCGATCAAATCGGAAAGCGTAGGGGCTGTCTAATGGGCGGTGGCGTGGTAGATTATGACAAGGTAGCTGAATTGGTTATCCGAGAGTTTCGCTCTGAACTATTTGGTCCTATCACGCTTGAGAAACCATCTGACCTAGTTGCTAGTGATGTAGAAGAGTAA
- the ftsY gene encoding signal recognition particle-docking protein FtsY, with amino-acid sequence MSFFKKLKEKITKQTDAVTEKFKDGLTKTRDNFSGKVNDLVARYRKVDEDFFEELEEILIGADVGFDTVMELIDELKMEVKRKNIQDPAAVQAVISEKLVDIYKGDEEEEVNTINIQDGLTVILFVGVNGVGKTTTIGKLAHKYKNEGKKVLLAAGDTFRAGAIEQLEVWGDRVGVEVIKQSAGSDPAAVMYDAVQAAKSRNADILLCDTAGRLQNKVNLMKELEKVKRVIEREIPGAPHEVLLVLDATTGQNAMVQAKTFKEATDVSGIVLTKLDGTAKGGIVLAIRNELKIPVKFVGLGEKMDDLQQFDAEQYVYGLFADLVDLEVQE; translated from the coding sequence TTGAGTTTTTTTAAAAAGCTAAAAGAAAAAATTACAAAGCAAACGGATGCAGTAACTGAAAAGTTTAAGGATGGCTTAACGAAAACAAGAGACAATTTTTCGGGGAAAGTTAATGATCTTGTTGCTCGTTATCGGAAAGTCGACGAAGACTTTTTCGAGGAGCTTGAAGAGATCCTAATCGGCGCTGATGTAGGTTTTGATACCGTTATGGAACTCATCGATGAGCTGAAAATGGAAGTTAAGCGTAAAAACATTCAAGACCCAGCAGCTGTTCAGGCCGTTATCTCTGAGAAGCTTGTTGATATCTATAAGGGTGATGAGGAAGAAGAAGTTAATACGATTAATATCCAAGATGGCTTAACGGTTATTTTGTTTGTTGGAGTAAATGGTGTTGGAAAAACAACGACAATCGGAAAACTTGCACATAAATATAAAAATGAAGGCAAGAAAGTGTTGTTAGCTGCGGGAGACACCTTCCGTGCAGGGGCAATTGAACAGCTTGAGGTTTGGGGGGACAGAGTCGGAGTGGAAGTGATTAAGCAAAGTGCCGGCTCAGATCCTGCTGCGGTTATGTATGATGCCGTTCAAGCAGCCAAATCAAGAAATGCAGATATTCTATTGTGCGACACAGCTGGAAGACTTCAAAATAAAGTGAACCTGATGAAGGAGCTTGAGAAGGTAAAGCGAGTGATAGAACGGGAAATTCCTGGTGCCCCACATGAAGTATTACTTGTCCTTGATGCTACGACGGGTCAAAACGCGATGGTCCAAGCAAAAACGTTCAAAGAAGCGACAGATGTTAGCGGAATTGTTCTAACCAAGCTTGATGGAACAGCAAAGGGTGGAATTGTGTTAGCGATACGTAATGAGCTGAAAATTCCAGTGAAGTTTGTAGGTCTAGGTGAAAAAATGGACGACCTCCAACAATTCGATGCCGAACAATACGTGTATGGATTGTTTGCAGACTTAGTAGATCTAGAAGTACAAGAGTAA
- the rplS gene encoding 50S ribosomal protein L19 — protein MQKLIEEITKEQLRADLPAFRPGDTVRVHVKVIEGTRERIQVYEGVVIKRRGGGISETFTVRKVSYGVGVERTFPVHTPKIAKLEVIRRGKVRRAKLYYLRNLRGKKARIKEIR, from the coding sequence ATGCAAAAATTAATCGAAGAAATCACAAAAGAACAACTTCGCGCTGATCTTCCTGCTTTCCGTCCTGGTGATACTGTACGTGTACACGTTAAAGTTATCGAGGGTACGCGTGAGCGTATTCAGGTGTATGAAGGTGTTGTGATTAAGCGTCGTGGTGGTGGAATTAGCGAAACTTTCACAGTACGTAAAGTTTCTTATGGTGTAGGCGTTGAGCGTACATTCCCAGTACACACACCTAAAATTGCGAAGCTTGAAGTGATCCGTCGCGGTAAAGTTCGCCGTGCGAAACTTTACTACCTACGTAACCTACGTGGTAAGAAAGCTCGTATTAAAGAAATCCGATAA
- a CDS encoding ribonuclease HII, producing the protein MNKLTIDDIQTKLKTVEDVKDPFFIEIQKDSRKGVQQLVKRWLQRKEAQEQARLKLLEMSEYERLYKSQGFTLIAGIDEVGRGPLAGPVVAAAVILPDDFQILGIDDSKKLTETKREELYELIRSTALSIGVGIIEAKEIDTINIYEATKKAMYVALNELHISPDFLLVDAMKLTTPIPSEAIIKGDSKSISIAAASIIAKVTRDRMMKELAQSFPEYRFEQNMGYGTKEHIDALQLYGATPYHRRSFAPIKELNKQ; encoded by the coding sequence TTGAACAAATTAACTATTGATGATATTCAGACGAAGTTAAAAACAGTTGAGGATGTAAAAGATCCTTTTTTTATAGAAATTCAAAAAGATAGTAGAAAAGGTGTACAGCAATTAGTAAAGAGATGGTTGCAGAGAAAAGAGGCTCAAGAACAGGCTAGGCTTAAGCTGTTGGAAATGAGCGAATATGAGAGATTATATAAAAGCCAAGGATTTACTTTAATCGCTGGAATTGATGAAGTTGGAAGAGGCCCGCTAGCTGGCCCAGTCGTAGCTGCGGCTGTAATCTTACCAGATGATTTTCAAATTTTAGGAATTGATGACTCAAAAAAACTAACGGAAACAAAGCGTGAGGAGCTTTATGAATTGATTCGTTCAACGGCTCTCTCCATCGGTGTAGGAATTATTGAAGCCAAGGAAATCGATACAATCAATATTTATGAAGCCACTAAAAAGGCGATGTATGTGGCCTTAAACGAATTACATATTAGTCCTGATTTTTTACTTGTGGATGCCATGAAGCTAACAACCCCAATCCCATCAGAAGCTATTATTAAAGGGGATAGCAAAAGTATCTCTATTGCAGCGGCTAGCATCATCGCTAAAGTCACGAGAGACCGAATGATGAAGGAACTTGCTCAAAGCTTTCCAGAATATCGTTTTGAACAAAATATGGGCTATGGTACAAAGGAACATATCGATGCTCTACAGCTTTACGGAGCGACTCCATATCATCGAAGATCATTTGCTCCTATTAAAGAATTAAACAAACAATAA
- a CDS encoding KH domain-containing protein, with the protein MKELIETIVKALVDLPDEVRVTELEESDKITFQLAVHKTDMGKVIGKQGRVAKAIRTVVYSAGASQQKKVYLEIIE; encoded by the coding sequence ATGAAAGAGCTCATCGAAACCATTGTCAAGGCACTTGTTGATCTTCCAGACGAAGTTCGTGTAACTGAGCTAGAAGAATCGGATAAAATAACTTTTCAACTAGCTGTTCACAAAACAGATATGGGGAAAGTAATCGGAAAACAAGGCCGTGTTGCAAAAGCTATTCGAACTGTTGTCTATTCAGCAGGAGCATCACAGCAGAAGAAAGTCTACCTAGAAATTATTGAATAA
- the lepB gene encoding signal peptidase I → MAKSKNELWEWTKALIIAVLLAAIIRYFLFAPIVVDGLSMMPTLRDQDRMIVNKFSYQIGEPERFDIIVFHAPEDKDYIKRVIGLPGDKIEYKDDTLYVNGKAYEESYLDEFKEQVVDGPLTEPFTLEEIIGQETVPDGHLFVMGDNRRFSKDSRHIGTVPMEKVLGNTSVIYWPIEDVKIVK, encoded by the coding sequence ATGGCAAAGAGCAAAAATGAACTATGGGAATGGACAAAGGCACTAATCATTGCGGTGTTATTAGCAGCAATTATTCGATATTTCTTATTTGCACCGATCGTAGTGGATGGGTTATCCATGATGCCAACATTACGAGATCAAGACCGTATGATCGTTAATAAGTTTAGTTATCAAATTGGGGAACCAGAACGTTTTGATATTATCGTGTTTCATGCCCCTGAAGATAAAGATTACATAAAAAGAGTGATTGGTTTACCTGGAGATAAAATTGAATACAAGGATGATACACTCTATGTAAATGGGAAAGCTTATGAAGAGTCGTACCTTGATGAATTTAAAGAGCAAGTAGTAGATGGTCCTTTAACTGAGCCGTTTACATTAGAAGAAATTATCGGTCAAGAAACCGTTCCTGATGGACACTTATTTGTGATGGGAGATAACCGAAGATTCAGTAAGGATAGTCGTCATATTGGTACCGTCCCAATGGAGAAGGTGTTAGGAAATACGAGCGTGATTTACTGGCCGATTGAAGACGTGAAAATAGTGAAATAG
- a CDS encoding YlqD family protein codes for MNILQTVVVKQVLTETSKQVLLSKFELEKSQLQKESEQLRFEMRKLEKAKKMTVNSFKNRFENEIHTRLEKIKLLDFKIEQLHMLPLGSELKEKECQAIVEVNVGDAWEVIQTEKTIIIKDGVVDEIR; via the coding sequence GTGAACATTCTTCAAACCGTCGTGGTAAAGCAAGTATTAACGGAAACTAGCAAACAAGTATTGCTAAGCAAGTTTGAACTTGAGAAAAGCCAACTTCAGAAGGAATCAGAACAGCTTCGCTTTGAAATGAGAAAGCTTGAAAAAGCAAAGAAAATGACCGTTAACTCATTTAAGAATCGTTTCGAAAATGAGATTCATACTAGATTAGAAAAGATTAAGCTGCTTGATTTTAAAATAGAACAATTACATATGCTACCTTTAGGAAGCGAATTAAAGGAAAAGGAATGCCAAGCGATCGTGGAAGTGAATGTAGGTGACGCTTGGGAGGTTATTCAGACTGAAAAAACGATTATCATCAAGGACGGAGTCGTTGATGAAATTCGGTAG
- the rimM gene encoding ribosome maturation factor RimM (Essential for efficient processing of 16S rRNA): protein MEKWFNVGKIVNTHGIKGEVRVVSQTDFADERYKPGNHLYLFMPNSKDPMKLTVESHRKHKSFDLLTFNGYPNVNDVEPMKGGILKITEEQQGELEENEFYFHQIIGCLVFTTHGEEIGKIREILTPGANDVWVVKGKGGKDILIPYIEQIVKKVDVKEKIVLIEPMEGLLS, encoded by the coding sequence ATGGAAAAATGGTTTAATGTCGGAAAGATTGTGAATACGCATGGTATCAAAGGGGAAGTTCGAGTGGTTTCGCAGACTGACTTTGCTGATGAACGGTATAAGCCAGGGAATCACTTGTATTTGTTTATGCCTAACTCAAAGGATCCAATGAAGCTGACGGTTGAATCTCACCGGAAGCATAAATCATTTGATTTATTAACCTTTAATGGGTACCCAAATGTGAATGATGTGGAGCCGATGAAGGGTGGAATTCTGAAAATCACAGAAGAACAACAAGGTGAGTTGGAGGAAAATGAATTTTACTTTCACCAAATTATTGGCTGTCTTGTGTTCACCACGCATGGGGAAGAAATTGGAAAGATCCGTGAGATCTTAACACCTGGAGCGAATGATGTATGGGTCGTAAAGGGAAAGGGTGGAAAGGATATTCTCATTCCTTATATCGAGCAGATTGTGAAGAAGGTTGATGTGAAGGAAAAGATCGTTTTAATTGAGCCTATGGAAGGTCTGCTATCATGA
- a CDS encoding FlhB-like flagellar biosynthesis protein gives MINEKLKRKEAVALSYEATKNDAPKVIAKGKGIVADNILEKAKENNIPIQEDPTLIELLSKLNINDSIPEELYQAVAEVFAFVYRTDKEVGKRKS, from the coding sequence ATGATAAATGAAAAGCTAAAAAGAAAAGAAGCGGTTGCTCTAAGTTATGAAGCAACGAAAAATGACGCGCCAAAGGTGATTGCGAAAGGAAAAGGAATAGTAGCTGATAATATTCTCGAGAAGGCAAAAGAGAATAATATTCCAATCCAAGAAGATCCAACGCTAATTGAGTTACTAAGTAAATTAAATATAAATGACAGCATCCCAGAAGAGTTATATCAAGCAGTGGCTGAAGTGTTTGCATTTGTTTATCGTACAGATAAAGAAGTAGGTAAAAGGAAATCTTAA
- the trmD gene encoding tRNA (guanosine(37)-N1)-methyltransferase TrmD, translating to MMNIDVLTLFPEMFHGVFGQSILKKAAEQQAARYNIVNFREFADNKHQTVDDYPYGGGAGMVLKPQPIFDAVKSCQEHAKTTKPPRVVLLCPQGERYNQKKAEELSKEEHIIFVCGHYEGYDERIRQHVVTDEISIGDFVLTGGELGAMVIIDSVVRLLPNVLGKEESHLQDSFSTGLLEHPHYTRPADFRGLKVPDVLTSGNHRLIDEWREKESLKRTFERRPDLLEAFDLTEKQKKWLLEFENQKK from the coding sequence ATGATGAATATTGATGTACTAACCCTGTTTCCTGAGATGTTCCATGGGGTGTTCGGACAATCGATCTTAAAAAAAGCGGCTGAACAGCAGGCTGCCCGGTACAATATTGTCAACTTTAGAGAATTTGCTGATAATAAACACCAGACGGTGGATGATTACCCTTATGGTGGGGGAGCGGGAATGGTCTTGAAGCCGCAACCCATTTTTGATGCGGTAAAGAGCTGTCAAGAACATGCCAAAACGACGAAACCCCCACGAGTGGTGTTGCTCTGTCCACAAGGTGAACGTTATAACCAGAAGAAGGCGGAAGAGCTATCCAAGGAAGAACATATAATCTTTGTTTGCGGCCATTACGAGGGTTATGATGAGCGAATCAGGCAGCATGTAGTGACAGATGAGATCTCGATTGGTGATTTCGTGTTAACGGGTGGAGAGCTCGGTGCTATGGTTATTATTGATAGTGTGGTTCGTCTGCTTCCGAATGTATTAGGGAAAGAGGAGTCTCATTTGCAAGATTCTTTTAGCACAGGTTTATTAGAGCATCCCCATTATACGAGACCAGCCGATTTTCGTGGGTTAAAGGTACCGGATGTTTTAACATCAGGAAACCACCGCTTAATAGATGAGTGGAGAGAAAAAGAGTCTCTAAAGCGTACCTTTGAAAGGCGTCCAGATTTATTAGAGGCTTTTGACCTTACAGAAAAGCAGAAGAAATGGTTGCTAGAGTTTGAAAATCAAAAGAAATAG